The genomic region TTATTCAAATTACATGGACTTTCTGTAGCTGATACATTAGGTTCAATGTTGATCATACTTGCCATTTTATTGATAATTCCCAGTAAGTGGCCACTATTAGTTTTAGCAATTATTTCCTTGGCAATTTGGAACACTATGTTGGGTTATGTAATTGCCCATTGCTCAACTG from Cylindrospermopsis curvispora GIHE-G1 harbors:
- a CDS encoding monovalent cation/H(+) antiporter subunit G, which codes for MDILSYGLMAIGILFWFWGTSHLVSNKSVLFKLHGLSVADTLGSMLIILAILLIIPSKWPLLVLAIISLAIWNTMLGYVIAHCSTEDITPEVENE